The following DNA comes from Scomber scombrus chromosome 7, fScoSco1.1, whole genome shotgun sequence.
CGGGTTACAGATCGGTGACTCGGCGGGTCATCGATCGGTGACTCTGCGGGTTACAGATCGGTGACTCGGCGGGTTATCGATCGGTGACTTGGCGGGTTGTCGATCGGCGACTCGGCGGGTCATCGATCGGCGACTCGGCGGGTCATCGATCGGCGACTCTGCGGGTTACAGATCGGTGACTCGGCGGGTTACCGATCGGTGACTCGGCGGGTTGTCGATCGGCGACTCGGCGGGTCATCGATCGGCGACTCGGCGGGTCATCGATCGGCGACTCTGCGGGTTACAGATCGGTGACTCGGCGGGTCATCGATCGGCGACTCGGCGGGTCATCGATCGACGACTCTGCGGGTTACAGATCGGTGACTCGGCGGGTTATCGATCGGTGACTCGGCGGGTTACTGATCGGTGACTTGGCGGGTTGTCGATCGGTGACTTGGCGGGTTGTCGATCGGCGACTTGGCGGGTTGTCGATCGGCGACTCGGCGGGTTATCGATCGGTGACTCTGCGGGTTATCGATCGGTGACTTGGCGGGTTATCGATCGGCGACTCGGCGGCTTATCGATCGGTGACTCGGCTGGTTATCGATCGGCGACTCGGCGGGTTGTCGATCGGCGACTCGGCTGGTTATCGATCGGTGACTCGGCTGGTCATCGATCGGTGACTCGGCGGGTTATCGATCGGTGACTCGGCTGATTATCGATCGGCGACTCGGCGGGTTATCGATCGGTGACTCTGCGGGTTATCGATCGGTGACTCGGCGGGTTATTGATCGTGACCTCAACGAgtcacttcaaaataaaacgttcaacactaaaaactaaatgttgaatcagctgactgatgacttcctgttcaaaccgctgctgaatgaaaatgtacaaaatgacatgaagagaaaagagatggAGGCTGAGAGcaaaatcaataatcaataatcaataaactcTGTTTACACTGTTAATCGTTAGTTTGATCAGATCAGCTGGACTTTAATTAATGAGCTCGTCACCATGGCGACCACACAAACAGCAGGCAGaccaaacaggaagtagtttccTGATTGATTCGATAATTTCATGAGTCACTTTATTGATCGATAttgatcacttcctgtttgaagATTATACACAGATTGAAACTTTATTAACAAACTGAACTCTGAACGTTTagtctgagctgcagtgatgaagatgaagatgatgaagtgatggtgatgatgtgatgatgatggtgatgatgaagatgatggtggtgatgatgtgatgaagatgatggtggtgatgatgatgtgatgaagatgatggtgatgatgaaggtgatgtgatgaagatgatggtgatgatgaaggtgatgtgatgaagatgatggtgatgatgatggtgatgtgatgaagatgatggtgatgatgatgatgaaggtgatgtgATGAAGATGTGTAGAATATTAACTTCACATATTTATTTCGTACAGTCGTCTGATGTTAACGAGCTGATCTGCTCTCagctgatgatgaagatgatgaggatgaagatgatatTAGTGGAATTGGTTCATgctacaaacattttattttacatgttgtCAGTCTGGATActgctcatcttcatcatcgtcTTCAGTTCATTGATCGATCAGTGGAGCTGCTCCAGGACCAATCAGAGGACTAGCAGGTGTGAGCgcagcctctgattggctctccTGAACAGAACTGACGTTATCagtcagagtgatgtcagagtgatgtcagagtgatgtcagagtgatgtcagcagCTCTTCTTTTGGTTTTTTCAGACAGACATGCGATGAACTGCATGACAACAACAGCAGGAGGggaatctttttttcttcttagttTTTTGGATCGTATTCGAGCATTCcttctgatgatgtcatcaatcTTTAATTATGAcgtcatgtttgtgtttgaaaagcaGCCGATTGGCCGGCTGttagagacagaaagagagagtgttgGAAGAGAGTTCacactgaccctgaacacagcTTTAGCAGAAAGTAGTTCCTGGCTGAGCGCTGGCGGAGGGATACGGTCACAGCGCCACCAGCTGGCGGATTCAGACTCCGCCTGTTTTACTGATGACTCATCAGgagctgaccaatcagcagcTGCGGACTAAAAGctgttaatataatatttaattacatgttaatgattaattatattaagttttagtgaggtcagaggtcacagtcAGGGTGAGTGGCACTTTAATTCTAATATTCAGCATGACGTCGTCCGACAGTGACGATGCGTTCAGGGTCAGTGTGGAGTGTAGGAACATGTGAGCAGGTCAGTGTTTGTTAGTACAGACTTGATATAACACGAACCTGCCCTTTAACTGtggtgtgtatatatgtgtgtgtgtgtgtgtgtgtgtgtgtgtggtacacTCAGTCTTTATTTCCCAGTGCTTTCACTGGTTGAGTCCCAGCCACGTGTTGCTGCCGGCTGGTTTCGGCGTGTTTCCTCCTCAGTATTCGCTCAGGTTGTGCCATTTGGAGATCTGCCGGCGGGGGTTCTCGCAGACTTCCCGCCAGTGGGAGGCACCGGTGGGGGCGGGGCTGTGCAGGCCGAGCAGCAGGCGGCCGAGGACCTCGTTCTTGGTGGTGCGGTCGAAGTCGACCACCAGGAACTCGACGGAGATCTCGGGCAGCAGCTCGGGCGGAATGTCGTAGATGAAAGACTCGTTGAAGACCGGGTTCAGTGTGCACTTCTTCACGTGGGTCTTCTTCTTGGCGATGCGCTTACGGCCGTAGAAGACGTTCACCTTCACGTAGGGGTctgagcagagaagaagaaatcaCAGCACGTCACATTAGCGCCCCCCCAGCACAAACTGTACATGTTTAATCCAtctcttaaaatgacatcatcagtttCCTTTCAGACTTTAAACGATTCACTGTTCAGATTCGTTCAGTCGAACACAAACTGTCCTCTGCTGCTGCGCTACTCACTCGCTGACAGGCCGGTGATGTCCATCTTGGGGAGGTGTCGGGCCTTCAGGACGACCACGCTGAGACGATGAGACACCGGCTGGTAGGACAGAGACGCCAGCAGCTCCCCGCGAGTctcacactgaaaacacacagaaacaggtTCTCTGTTAAGAGCTGCTCCACCTTAAAgctcagtccaccttaaagcTCAGCCCACCTTAAAgctcagtccaccttaaagcTCAGCCCACCTTAAAgctcagtccaccttaaagcTCAGCCCACCTTAATgctcagtccaccttaaagcTCAGCCCACCTTAATGCTCAGTCCACCTTAATgctcagtccaccttaaagctcagtccaccttaaagcACAATCCACCTTAAAGCACAGTTCACCTTAAAgctcagtccaccttaaagctcagtccaccttaaagcACAATCCACCTTAAAGCTCAGCCCACCTTAAAGCTCAGTCCACCTTAATgctcagtccaccttaaagcTCAGCCCACCTTAAAgctcagtccaccttaaagcTCAGCCCACCTTAAAgctcagtccaccttaaagcTCAGCCCACCTTAATGCTCAGTCCACCTTAATgctcagtccaccttaaagcTCAGTCAACCTTAAAGCTCAGTCAACCTTAAGGCTCAGTCAACCTTAAAgctcagtccaccttaaagctcagtccaccttaaagcTCAGTCAACCTTAAGGCTCAGTCCACATTAAAGCTCAGTCCACCTTGAAgctcagtccaccttaaagctcagtccaccttaaagcTCAGTCAACCTTAAGGCTCAGTCCACATTAAAGCTCAGTCCACCTTCAAgctcagtccaccttaaagctcagtccaccttaagtAAGCCTGGTCAGGTGACCAAACATCCAACTTTAACCTGATTAAACATCAACAACAGACACATGTGATGATCCagactgttgccatggtgacaaCAGCATCagcagttagttagttagtagcCACAGCAGCGGGGGGGGGGTCAGGTCTGATAAGGTtagtgggggaggggggggtcaGGTCTGATAAGGTTAGTGGggtggggagctccggtcctctgaaatgaggccaaccaggaagtaacttaaagctgcattctatcaaaaggccaccagggggcgaccgttttggtgtcaaaaggacttccgtctctatacaagtcaatggagaattcaccaacttctcacttgatttctaacctcagtaaacgttttcaaaatgtgtttatggtctcaatcgctagtttaaagccttcttcaatgcagtatgatgttcatttgggacattttggcctccctgattttatatgtgacgataaagcagggtatgcattagggcgtggctacgtggtgattgacaggttgattggttcacaggttcaggagggcgcctcatgctcctcctgatgcccatataagtagaatccctgtttttatttttcccagcatgcacctgaaattttcaagatggcgctgctcagatccgatactattggcctccgagcagcagtccacaaaccaatgggtgacgtttATAAACAGTCTGTGGTTCCAGCAGTGACTCAGAATGtgaatataaactataaactttatccagcagcttcctgtctgaGTTCAggatggctgtgattggtgcgtgcccccccccccctcacctgcATGTTCCTCTTGGTGATCTGCTGGCTCAGATGGACTCGGCCCGTGCTCGGGTCCACGCCCTTCAGAGGCACCACCGCCTCCCCAATGACATCATCGCGGGCGAAGCGGTCGAAGCTGAGGACCAGGAAGTGCAGCGTGAGCTCGGGCAGCGAGCTGTAGGCGACGCCGTAGAAGGTGAAGGTCTCGTCGAACAGCGGGTCCAGGGTCTTCCTCAGGACCCGGGTCTTCACGCGGTGCTTCTTCTCCGGCAGGATGGTCATCTTCACGTAGGGgtcggaactccccgcctgctcgTCCACGGCGGGGAGGCCGCGGGCCCCCACCACGGTGACCACCAGGGCCTTCTTGGGGAAGTTGTAGTCCACGGTGATGCTGACGGCGCCGAGGCCGGGCTCGGGCTCGGGCTCGGAGGAGGCGGGGGTGAAGGGCGAGGCGGTCTTGCTGCTGGTCTGGCTGCTGCCGGCCGAGCTGCTGTCCAGGCAGCAGTAGTCGGCTCGGACCGGCAGCGCCCGCTCCGTCCGTGCCGGGCCGTGGGGGGGGGTGGCGCCGGCGGGGGGGACCAGGTGGCTCATCTGCAGCTGACCCGGCATATCCAGGATGTTGTTCTCTGCGTCTACCAGCACCATGCCTCTGCCCACCGGGCCCACGCCACGCTCACCGTCGCGCTCGCCGCGGTCGGCGCGCCGCACGCCGCGGACGATCCTCTTGCTGCCGCTGAGGGATTCTGGGTAAATGCTGATGCCCTTCAGCATGTGGATGAACTTGTAGGGCGGGTCCTCGGCGTCGCAGTAACGGTCGCCGTGGAGCTTGTAGCGGCCGGAGACACGAAGGTAACGACGCTGACAGAAAGACCAAAGCAGGACCAGAACCACCACCACCAGAACCAGAACTCCTGCTCCCAGGAAGCCCGCCAGGACCGGAGACATGGCTGCACACAGGAAGggaagtgacatcatcaacTCATCAACTGGTTCAACCAATCAGATCATCagctgattaatcaataactCAAATACagaacagtgatgtcatcagtgtttgATTCAATGTCCACAGTGACATCATCCTcaatcatgatgacatcatcctcaatcatgatgacatcatctttgAAGCTGTTGatcaataaattattaatactataaatatacagtaaagtactgcagtattatagtgatgtagtatgcagtattacagtaaagtactgcagtattatagtgatgtagtatgcagtattacagtaaaagtactgcagtattatagtgatgtagtatgcagtattacagtaaaagtactgcagtattatagtgatgtagtatgcagtattacagtaaaagtactgcagtattatgagtgatgtagtatgcagtattacagtaaaagtactgcagtattatagtgatgtagtatgcagtattacagtaaaagtactgcagtattatagtgatgtagtatgcagtattacagtaaagtactgcagtattatagtgatgtagtatgtagtattacagtaaaagtactgcagtattatagtgatgtagtatgcagtattacagtaaagtactgcagtattatagtgatgtagtatgcagtattacagtaaagtactgcagtattatagtgatgtagtatgcagtattacagtaaaagtactgcagtattatagtgatgtagtatgcagtattacagtaaagtactgcagtattatagtgatgtagtatgcagtattacagtaaagtactgcagtattatgagtgatgtagtatgcagtattacagtaaagtactgcagtattatagtgatgtagtatgtagtattacagtaaagtactgcagtattatgagcgatgtagtatgcagtattacagtaaaagtactgcagtattatagtgatgtagtatgcagtattacagtaaaagtactgcagtattatagtgatgtagtatgcagtattacagtaaagtactgcagtattatgagtgatgtagtatgcagtattacagtaaaagtactgcagtattatagtgatgtagtatgcagtattacagtaaaagtactgcagtattatagtgatgtagtatgcagtattacagtaaagtactgcagtattatagtgatgtagtatgcagtattatagtgatgtagttaaagtagcATCTTTGTTCACTGTGAACAGAGACGTAttgtcctcacacacacacacacacacacacacacacacacacacatacacacacacacacacacacacacacacactgcctgacatcatcacagcagcagtttacagaaacattttctataataaataaaactttaaactcTTCTGAGAATCTGAATTTAAACTCaacaaatgttcattttatatttgaaccttaattattattttcattcattaacaCAGAAGATGATGTCATGGTTGGAAAACAGCTGAGCTCGCTGCCtagcaacacacaaacacacacagagacacacagagacacacacagagacacacacacacacacagacacacacagacacacaaagacacaaacacacacagacacacacagacacacacacacagagacacacagacacacacagacacacacacacacagacacacacacacagacacacacagacacacacagagacacacagacacacacagacacacacacacacagacacacacacacagacacacacacacacacacagacacacacacacacacagagacacacagacacacacagacacacacacacagacacacacacacagacacacaaagacacaaacacacacacacacacacagacacacacacacacacagagacacacagacacacacacacagagacacaggagaaaaaataaaaacatctgcaggtACACAGACATGACGTCACCCCATACCCACCCTGACTGTCACGCGCACGCACACTGAGGCCTACGGGAGGCGGGAGCGCGCCGCTCTCCTCccttatttgtatttgttgtttttatctgttgACATGaatctgatcaataatcaataatcaatcagttCATGTCGAGTTTAAACGTGTTACTGAATATAAACATATGATCGAttcctgctttaaaaacagataatataataaaatataatataatgtaataaaatattatataatataatataataaaatataatataataaaatataatataata
Coding sequences within:
- the LOC133983653 gene encoding synaptotagmin-11-like, giving the protein MADITELRPSYAMSPVLAGFLGAGVLVLVVVVLVLLWSFCQRRYLRVSGRYKLHGDRYCDAEDPPYKFIHMLKGISIYPESLSGSKRIVRGVRRADRGERDGERGVGPVGRGMVLVDAENNILDMPGQLQMSHLVPPAGATPPHGPARTERALPVRADYCCLDSSSAGSSQTSSKTASPFTPASSEPEPEPGLGAVSITVDYNFPKKALVVTVVGARGLPAVDEQAGSSDPYVKMTILPEKKHRVKTRVLRKTLDPLFDETFTFYGVAYSSLPELTLHFLVLSFDRFARDDVIGEAVVPLKGVDPSTGRVHLSQQITKRNMQCETRGELLASLSYQPVSHRLSVVVLKARHLPKMDITGLSANPYVKVNVFYGRKRIAKKKTHVKKCTLNPVFNESFIYDIPPELLPEISVEFLVVDFDRTTKNEVLGRLLLGLHSPAPTGASHWREVCENPRRQISKWHNLSEY